The DNA window TTCGGCGCGGTAGAACCCGATGTTCCGCACCGTCACCATGATGCGATCGAATTTCCCGACGGAAGCTACGTGCTCGTGACGCAGCTCTGTGGAGGCCAGCGGGCCACCGTGCTGCAGCTGCCTGTGGTTCATCAGGTAACGGAACCCGCGCAGCCCGCTGCTGCACGCAACGCGGCAACCCCGACTACCGTCGGTTGAAATAGTCGTGCGGATACCCGCCGGTTCCGGCTGGCGGGTCGTAGCGCTCCTTGGCGAGTAGAAGCGCGATCAGGAATGGTCGCGCACGCTCGCGCTATTGTCGCATCTCGGCCTTGATTGTGCGTCGCGAAAGCCACATTGCGGTGGCAGCACCTCGAGATGAAGTGTTCCCTCCCGAAACTCAAATGGATCTTTCTGGGCATTGGCGGTGTGTTGCTGGCTTCGTGCGCCGGCCGAACCGCGGGCGAGCACATGGCGGACATGCCGCACTGGATGGGCGGCGAGCCCGCCGGCGTCCCGCCGCGGCGCGGCACGCCTGAATACGATGCCTGGATGGCGGCTCGCGCCGCGGAAGCTGCGAGGCCGAAGACCGATCAGCCGAAGACCGATCAGCCTCAATAGCCTTTCGCCTCGCTCGGGTCCTCATAGTTGAAACGCAGCCATTGCGGGGTCGCCCGGTTAGTCCGGCCGGGCGCCGGCCGCCATTGCCAGAATAGTCGTTTCCAGCTAGCGAACGGCTTGTTCCCGAGCCCGCAGCAAAGCGCCATTTCCGGAGCAAGCCGTTGATCTTTACCCGTCGCGCCTGCGCTGCCGCCTTGTCGCTGGGGCTTGCCGCTCTCGCTGGCTTCGCGCCGTTTCCTCTGATCGGCGATGCGAGGGCGCAAGGCTCCACTGCGGAGTTGGTGGCAAAGCCGGTGGCGTTGCCCGATATCGCGGTCGGGTCGGCAAAGGCCGCGGTGACCATCACCGAATACGCGTCGATGACCTGTCCGCATTGCGCGGCATTCGAGCAAAACGTCTTCCCGATGCTGAAGTCGAAATATATCGACACCGGCAAGGTGCGTTTCGTGTTCCGGGAATTCCCGCTCGACATCAAGGCCGCGGCGGCCTCGATGCTGGCGCGCTGCATCGCCAACGGCGATGCCGAAAAATATCTCGCCACCGTCGACAAGCTGTTCAAGCAACAGGATCAGCTCGTGCAATACACCAAGGAAACCCTGAAGCAGATCGGCGCAGACGCCGGCATGAGCCAACAGGCGGTCAAGGCGTGCGTGAAGGATCAGGCGTTGCTCGACAAGCTTTCCGCCGATCAGAAATTCGCGTTCGAGCAACTGAAGGTCGATGCCACGCCAACCTTCTTCATCAACGGCGAGATGTCCAGAGGCGCCATGTCGTTCGAGGAACTGGACAAGAAACTCAAATCGCTATTGAAGCGCTGATCACCGTCGGCGGGCACCGGCGCCGCCCACCGCTCAGCCTTGGCCAGCGGGCTGTCACCAGGATTTACCCCGGATCGGCGGCCGGTTCAGTCGGTCTGTGCGAACTTGATCGTGGAAACGGGCCACTTTCCGTCATGGCCCTTGATGGAGATTCGCAGGCCGTGGAATTCGTCAAGCCAAAGGTTTTCCACGGTCCCGGCCTTCCCGTCGGCGAGGACCACCGCCTTGCCGATAAGCTCGGATTGCGCCTGCTCGAACTCCCCGAGGATCGTTGCGGCCCGGAGCTTCACAGCAGGCATGGTTGTCTCCGAAGTCAGGCGCGGATGAATGATCAGGGATGGGTGTGTGAGCTTGGCGTCATGACTGCTCCTCTTAGCAAGGCGGCAGCATGGATACACGCCCCGACACCGATCACAACCATGAGCGCGCAGTAATGACTTGCACCGGCTTTGTGTTCAGAACGCGACCCTGCGGAACCAACGCCAATTCCGAAGCGGCCGGCGCAGCCACGGTCGAGCTCGATACGGCTTCGCCCGCCGAGATGGGGCGGCCGGGCGCTGGACTCAGCCGGCTGCGCCCTATGCGCGCGACGCGCCGATCGGAGAATCCGGGTCCGGCGGTGCTGCGGCAAAACTGACGCCAATCCGGTTTTTCTGGATCCAGGCGATACTGCACTCACGGACCGAGGAGTCCTTCGCCATCACGAGGCGAAAGCGCTGGGGTACGAAGGCGGGATTCTCGACATCGATGGCGGCGCCTTCGAGCGAGATATTTCGGACCGTGCAGCTCATGACGGAACCGCCCGACGACACGTAGGCGGGTTCATTGATTTCGGCCCGTGGGTGCTTTCGCTTCTCTTCCATCGACTTCGGCCTCGATTGCCAGGGGCGGCGCAAGGTTAGCGGCAAACGTTAAATAAATTGGACGCTATAGCCTCTCTCCGGATCGACCGGGCGCAAGGAACGGACATGGTCGGGCCAGCGAAGCGTGAAGCTATCGGTACCCTAATCTGCAATGGTCGGTTCCACGTACCGATTTAAGCAACAGCTGCCATTTCCAAAGGGCCCCTTCCGTTCGTCGCGGCGACAGGGTAGCTTTCCCGGTACTCCGGTGCGTAGGCGCGACGCCCGCTTGAAAAAACGAACATGCGCCAAGGGGAAAACGCCATGTTCGAGATACTCGACCGACGCACGAGTCTAACCGGCAACCAGATCAAGATCCTTGCCGCGGCCATCATCGGCGATGCGCTGGAATTCTTCGACTACTTCCTGATCGGCTTCGTGCTCGCCTTCTTGATCGGGCCGTGGAAACTCACCTTCGGCCAGTCCGCCATCGTGCTGATGAGTTCCGGCATCGGCGCCATCCTGGGCGCCTACGCCTGGGGCTGGCTTGCCGACCGCATCGGCCGCCGCAAGGTCTTTATCGGCACCGTGCTGAATTTCTCCGTCGCGACCGGCCTGCTGTATTTCACGCCGGACAATGGCTGGGTCTACCTTTCGATCATGCGTTTCTTCGTCGGCGTCGGCGTCGGCGGGCTCTATTGCGTGGACCTGCCGCTGGTGCAGGAGTTCATGCCCTCCTCCAAGCGCGGCTGGGTCGGCGGCATCGTGACCTGCGTGATCCCGCTGGGCACGGGTCTGGGTGCAGTGCTTGGAGCCTCCCTGGGCAGCGGCGACTGGCGGTTGCTGTTCGCGATCGGGGTGTTGCCCGCGTTGCTCGTGCTGCTGGTCCGACTCTGGGTGCCGGAGTCGCCGCGCTGGCTCTGCCGTCAGGGCCGCTACGAGGAGGCGCGGAAATCGCTGGCCTGGGCGCTCCAGATGGAACCGTCCGCGCTGCCGCTGCCGACGGCCGCTGACGCCGGCCCGATCATCAAGAGCAACTGGCTCGACCTCTTTAAATATCCGCGCAGCCTGCTGGTCTCCTGGCTCGGCAACGCCGGCGCGCAAACCGGTGTCTACGGCATCACGCTCTGGGTGCCGTCGCTGTTCGTGCTTCTGCTCAAGGTGACGCCGCAGGAGGCCTCCAAGATGATGATCCTGCTGACCGTCTTCGGCTTCGTGGGTCGCCTCTCCTTCTCTTTTTTCTCGGAACTGATGGGACGGCGCAATGCCGGCGGACTGCTCGGCTTCGGCGCCGGCGTGCTGACCATCGTGTCGGGTTACAATTACGACGCAACGATCATGGGCGTATCCGCATTCTGGCTGCTGTTGGCCGTCACGTACTTTTTCGCCGACGGCGGCTTTGCCATCGTCGGACCCTATGCGGCGGAAATCTGGCCCTCACACCTCAGGACCTCAGGCATGGGTTCCGCCTACGGCTTCGGCGGCATCGGCAAGATCATCGGGCCGGTGGGCCTTGCCCTGATCGTGGGCTCGGGCAACTATCTCAAGCCTGACGTGCCGCTGCCGAAAATTCCGTTGGCCTTCGTCTATCTCGGCTGCTGGTTCTTGATGGCCGGAGCGGTGTACTATTTCCTTGGAATCGAAACCAGGGGCAAGTCGATCGAGCAGATCGACCGGGAGTTGGCCCTCACCGCTGATCTATCCACCGCCACGGCCACTGTCCGACGAGCATAGAAGACGAGCATAGAATTGGACACGTTGATTGCGACTTCTGCCGACCTTGCGGGCGACCAGACCGTGATCTCGCGCGCCGAGGCGGTCCGTCCGGCGGTCGCGGCTGCATCGAACGAGATCGAGACCAGGCGCCGGCTGCCGCCGGCCTTGCTCGACCAACTCCATGAGGCGGGGCTGTTTCGTTTGCTGTTGCCGCGCTCGTCGAACGGGATCGAAACCGATCCCATCACCTTCTTCCATGTGATCGAAACCATCGCGCGTGCCGATGCTTCGACCGCCTGGTGCCTGAGCCAGGCCGGCGGCTGCGCGATGTCGGCGGCCTATCTCGACCTCCCGGTGGCGCACGCGATCTTCGGCAACGACCCGCGCGCGGTGCTGGCCTGGGGGCCTGGCCCCAAGGTCAGGGCTATTGAGTGCGATGGCGGCTATAGGGTCACGGGCGTATGGTCGTTCGCGTCGGGCGGCCGTCACGCCACCTGGCTCGGTGCCCATTGCCCGATCTACCAGGCCGACGGCTCGCCCAAGCGCGACGCAGACGGCGAGCAGCAGGAGCGCACCATGCTGGTGCGCACCGAGGATGTCGATTGGACCGATATCTGGAATACGGTCGGCCTGCGCGGCACCGCCAGCGACCAGTTCGCGCTGAACGACTTCTTCGTTCGATCCGACCATTCGATTACCCGCGAATTCGATCGCGAGTGCCGCGAGAGCGGTCCGCTCTACCGCATGGGCTCCGGGACCTGCTACCAGGTGGGCTTCGCGGGCGTGGCCTGCGGCATCGCCCGCGACGCGCTCGACATCTTTGTCGAGATGGCACGCAACAAGGTGGCGCGCGGCAGCAAGAGTCCGCTGCGCGACAATGCCGTGGTTCAGTCCAATCTGGCTCAGGCTGAAGTCAATCTGCGCGCCGCGCGCGGCTTCGTGCTGCAGTCGATGGCCGACATCTGGAAGCACCTCTCCGCCGGTGCCACCATCACGGTCGAGCAGCGCATCACCGTCCGCATGGCCGCCACCCACGCCATCCACAAGGCGCGCGAGGCCGTCGACTTCGCCTACAATGCCGCGGGTGCCACGGCGATCTTCGAGAGCCATCCGCTGGAGCGCCGCTTCCGCGATATCCACACCGTGACCCAGCAATTGCAGGGGCAGCTCAGGCATTTTGAAACCGTCGGCGCCTGGATGATGGGCGCCGATGCCGACTTAACCTTCGTCTAAGGAGAATGACCTATGCCACTCGGCGGACTGCAACATTACACCATCGAACCTTCCGATCTGGAGCGCACCAAGGACTTCTATTGCGACGTGCTGGGCCTGGAAAACGGCGAGCGGCCGCCGCTCGATTTCCCGGGCTATTGGCTTTATTCCGGCGGTGTCGCCACGGTGCATCTGATGGGCACACGCAAGCCCCGCGAGGGCATCGTGGTGCGCGGTACCGAAAAGAAATACGAGGATACCGGCCGCCTCGACCATATCGCCTTCGCCGCCACCGATGCCGACGGGGTGCGCAAGCGCCTGCAGGCAAAGAACGTAAAATTCCGCGAGAGCATCGTGCCGCGCACCGGCGATACGCAATTCTTTCTCTACGATCCCGATGGCGTCGGCGTGGAACTGAACTTCCCGAAGACGTAAGCGCGTCTTTTGTTCCGGGATCGCTGTTCGTCATGCCGGGCCTTGCGCCGGGGATCCACGTCTTGGAGCCACCTCCAGCCAGAGGACGGGGATGGCCGGGACGAAGCCCGGCCATGACGGGCTGCCGACATACTCTGGCGAGCTATTCCCGATAAGGCCATGACGCAGCCATTTCTCGGGCGCGAATTGGTCAGTGTTTCTTCCAATTTGCATGACGAGTTGGAAAGCCGCGCGACTCGCGGCGGGATAGCCGGGTGCCGAGCCTTTCAACCCTCCCCAGGGGCATGTGCGCCCGGCTATTCGCAGCTGTGGCGGCTGCTAATCCAGCCCCCGCTCATGACTAAGGCGCACCATCTCCTCGATGAAGATCGTCTTTTGCTTGTCGTCGAGGCTTGCGAATAAGGGCTCGGCCGCATCGGCGACGTTGCGCTGATCCACCGCGCGATCGTTGAGAAACTGGGCTTCGTTGCGCATCTGCTCGATGATGTCGTCGGGCGGATCGCGCTTGGCGCGCGCAATTCTCAGGTTGAGCCGGTCGGCGCCGTTATGCCCGAGATAATGCATCGCGCTGTTGAAAGCAGTCCAGTTCTTCTCCTGCTCTGCCGTGAGATGCAATTCGGCCTTGATGCGATCGATATTGGCATCGCTGTCGGCGACGATCTGTTCGGCCGTCAGTTGCGGCTCACCTTGCTGGGTGAGCACCACCTGCTTGCTTTCCTTGCCGCCTTTGCCCGTTTTGCCGGTTTTCGCTGGACCCGCCTGTTTGGTGCCGTTCGCGGCGGGGGTCTGACCGTTATTGCCGACGCCAAGCACGCCGGTAAAGACGCCGACCACCCCGCCGATCGCCCCTCCCAACACGCCGCCGACCGGCCCGGCGGCCTTGTTGCCGGCTTGCGCTCCCTGTTGAACGCCTTGCACCAGTCCTTGCGCATCCACCGATGAAGGTGCGCCGAGAAGCGCGACGACGACTGCCCCAAGCGCAAAACGCAATCCCAATCGCGCACGCGCTGTCGATGCCGGGGTGATCATTATTTGGTCTCCATGGTCGATCTCGATGGTGGGCTGAATGTGTTTTGGGGGCGGCAGGCGCCTGCCGAGTCGAGACTCTATCGTCTTCGCGCCAAGCGAGTCTACCGTCGCGCCGCGCCGTCCATGATCCGGAAAAGCTTGCTGCAGGAGCCAGTTACAGAAGGTCGAAACCGGACTGCGGCGCAATCGCGCACCCCTTCCACTAACACTGCGAAGCGATGTGTGCGCCGCAATATGATTTACTCGACCGACAAAATATTTTGCGGGGGAAGCGCTGCGATTAGCGGACTGCGTCATTTTGTACACAACGTTAGTTCTATGATCCAGTTAACCTGATTTCTCGACAGACGCAGGCAATTCTGCTCTGATCTTCAAAACAAAATCTCCGCCCCACGCAGCTTCATTTCGAGCGTGACGTCCGCCGGAGGCAAAAACAAAAGCACATTTTGGCTCAGCAACGAGGGAACGCCATGTCACGGAGAACGCTGTCTCGACGACAATTCGTAGCCGCTACCGCACTGTCATCCGCCGCGCTGATCACAGCGCCCTATATCCGAGGTGCTCATGCCGCGGGTAAACTCACGATGGGCTTTTGGGATCACTGGGTGCCCGGAGCCAACAAGGCCTCTACCGATCTCGTCAATGAGTGGGCCGCGAAGGAGAAGGTCGAGGTTTCCATCGACTACATCCCGAGCCAGGGCAACAAGAACCTGCTGACCATCGCCGCCGAAGCTCAGGCGAAATCCGGCCACGACATCCTGGCGATGCCGACCTGGTGGCCGCACGCCAATTCCGAGTTGATGGAACCCGTCAACGACATCATGGAGCCACTGATCAAGCAGAACGGCCAGGTGAACGGCACGGTGCAGTATCTCGGTCAGCTGGACGGCAAATGGCTCGGCGTGCCCGCCTGCGTCGGCAGCCAGATCAAGGGCCCCTGCTCCCGCATCGACCTGATGAAAAAATACGCCAACATCGACGTCCAGGAGATGTACCCAGCGGGGGCACCGCCGAAGGCCGACAACTGGAACATGGATACCTTTCTGAAAGCCGCAGAGGCCTGCCACAAGGGCGGATTCCCCTTCGGAATCGGTCTCGGCGAGACCACCGATAATGTCGATACCGCCGGCGCGATCTTCCAGTCGTTCGGCGCCCAGCTCGTCGATGCCAAGGGCAACCTGACGGTCAAGACCGACGAGGTGCGACAGGCTCTCGAATTCTACAAGAAGCTGATCGCCTTCCTTCCGCCGGATGTGGCGGCCTGGGACGACGCCTCCAACAACAAGTGGCTGGTCTCCGGCCGCGGGGCGATGATCATGAATCCACCAAGCGCCTGGGCGGTTGCCAAGCGCGACGCGCCGGAAGTCGCCGAGCAATGCTGGACCCACGGCTTCCCGGCAGGCCCAAAGGGCAGGTTCGCGCCGTTCCTGCCCTACTTCTGGACCACCTGGAGTTTCTCCAAGAACAAGGAAGCGGCGAAGAGCCTGCTCGTTTATCTGTCGCAATCCGCTTCGGTCGAGAAGATGGTTGTAGCGAGCGGTGGTTACGATTTGCCGTCGTTCGAAAAACAGACGAGCTTTAAGGTCTGGGCGGAGGAAGGTCCGCCGAAGGGAACGCTCTTCCACTATCCGGATCCGTACAAGCATCAAACGCTGTCCATCGCCGCTTCGCCGGCGCCGCCGAAGGTCGCCCAGCAAATCTACGCACAGGCCACCCTGACCAAGATGTGCCTGCGGTATTATCAGGGAGAAACGATGGAGAAGACGCTGGCCTGGGCGGAAGGCGAGTGCGAAGGCTTCATGCGGAGCTGAGGCTGCGGATATCGCTGCAACGGCCCGCCTGATCGCAGGCCGTTGCGGCGCGCATCCGCGGTTTTACCCATACGATCGCAGGCCGGCATGGCGCCGGCTTCTCGATCTCTGATAAAATTCGCGAGGAAGATGCATCATGGTTGATGTCGCGCTTCAGCCGAACCGTGTTCCCGCTACGCGATCCCCGCGCAAGCGCGCCAGTTTACGGACCGCGCTGAAGCGAAAATCGACCGCGGCATTTCTCATGACGCTGCCGCTGATCCTGCTGATCGGCATTCTCGTGGTCTATCCGGCGTTCTATTCGCTGCATCTGGCGACGCTGAACAAGTCGATGCAGCACTTCATCGGCCTCGGCAATTTCCAATTCCTGTTCAAGCGCGACACCTTTTGGCTGGTGGTGGAGCAGTCGTGCATCTTTGCTATCTCAGCCGTCGTGTTCAAGGCGCTGATCGGCTTCATCGTCGCGCATTTCGTTCACAACATTCCCGCCAAAGGCCAACGCAAGTGGCGCGGCATGCTGCTGGTGCCATGGGTGATTCCCCCCGCGATGAGCACGCTGGCGTGGCTGTGGCTGTTCGATCCTTCCTACAGCGCCTTCAATTACACGCTGTCGTTTTTTGGCATCGGGCCGATTCCCTGGACCGGCGATGCCAACTGGGCCCGTTTCTCGGTTATCCTGGTCAACGTCTGGTACGGCGCCCCGTTCTTCATGATCATGTACCTGGCATCGCTGAAATCGGTGCCCGACCAGCTCTATGAGGCCGCGGCGATCGACGGTGCCAACTGGTGGCAGCGCATCTGGTACGTGACGCTGCCGATGATGCGCAACATCATCGCGATTACCACACTGTTCTCGCTGATCGTCACCTTCGCCAACTTCGACATCGTGCGGATCCTGACCGCGGGCGGTCCGCTCGACCACACCCACCTCTTCGCGACCTGGGCGTTCAGGATCGGCATCGAGGGCAGCGATCTTCCGCTCGGCGCCAGCGTGTCCTTGTTCATGGTGCCGATCCTCGCGATCGCGGCGGTCTTCATCCTGCGCGGCGTCAACAAACGCGGGAATGAAGCCTGATGACAAGCACCGTAGTGATCGACAAGGCGGCACCGAGCCGGACGGTCAAATATGGCAGCATGAGCCGCGACCGCACCTGGGCGCTGCGCTGGTCGTACTTCTTCCTGACGTTGTTCGCGATCTTCTCGCTGGTGCCGCCGCTCTACATGCTGATCACCTCGCTGAAGAGCAGCGCGGAGATTTCGGCGGCAACCAACCCCTGGTGGGTGTTTCATCCGACGCTGTCGAACTACGTGGGACTGCTGACCTCGAACCAGTTCCTGCGATTTTTCCTGAACTCGGCCATGGTTTCGATCTTTGTGGTGACCATCACCATGCTGATCAGTGTGCCGGCGGCGTTCGCGCTGGCGCGAATGCGGTTCTGGGGCTCGGCGACGCTCGCGACCGGGGTATTCCTGACCTATCTCATTCCGGACAGCCTGCTGTTCATTCCGTTGTTCAAGATGTTCGCCGTGTTCGGCGACTGGACCGGAATCCAGCTGATCAACCGGTGGTACGTCCTGCTGTTCATCTATCCGACGCTGACGGTGCCGTTCTGCACCTGGATCATGATCGGCTACTTCGCGTCGATTCCGAAGGAACTCGACGAGGCCGCCATCATCGACGGTGCGTCGTGGTTTCAGACGCTGACGCGCATCTTCATTCCGGTCGCGCTGCCCGGCCTGATCGCCGCAACCATTTTCGCGTTCACGCAGTCATGGGCGCAGTTCCTCTATCCGCTGGTGTTCACGACCTCGACCGATCAACTGGTGCTGCCGGTCGGCATCATCACCACCCTGATCAAGGGCGACGTCTTCAACTGGGGACAGATCATGACCGGCGCGCTGCTCGGCGCCGCCCCGCCGCTGATCATCTACGCGTTCCTGATGGACTACTACATCGCCGGCCTGACCGCCGGTGCGACAAAGGGTTGAACTCAATGGCTGACGTCACGTTGCGCAAGGTTATCAAGCGTTACGACGACGTCGAGGCGGTGCGTGGCATCGATCTCGACATCGCCGACCACGAGTTTGTCGTGCTCGTGGGGCCATCGGGCTGCGGAAAATCGACCACGCTGCGGATGATCGCAGGCCTGGAGGACATCACCGACGGCGACATCATGATCGGGGGCGATGTCGTCAACGACGTGCCGCCGAAGGACCGCGACATCGCAATGGTGTTCCAGAATTACGCGCTCTATCCGCACATGACGGTCGCGGAAAACATGTCGTTCGGCCTGCGCCTGAAGCACTATCCGAAGGCCGAGATCAAGACCCGTATCGACGAAGCCGCGCGCATGCTGGATATCGTCGAACTTGTCGACCGCAAGCCGAAGCAATTGTCGGGCGGCCAGCGCCAGCGAGTCGCCATGGGCCGGGCCATCGTTCGCAATCCCAAGGTTTTCCTATTCGACGAACCGCTGTCCAATCTTGACGCCAAGCTTCGGGTCCAGATGCGGATCGAAATCAAGAAGGTGCATCAAAAAGTCCGCACGACCACCGTCTATGTGACCCACGACCAGGTCGAAGCGATGACGCTGGCCGATCGGGTCGTGGTCATGAACCATGGCCGCATCGAGCAGATCGGCACGCCGAACGATCTCTATCACAATCCCGCCACGCGCTTTGTTGCAGGCTTCATCGGCTCGCCCGCGATGAACTTCATGCCCTGCCAGCTGGAGGAGGTCGGCGGCAAACTCCACATTCGCCTGACTGACCGTATCGCCGTTCCGCTGCCGCCTGCTCGCGCAGCGCGATATCAAAGCGTGGCGCGAAACGAGAAATTGCAGCTGGGCCTGCGGCCGGAACACGTCACCGAAGCAAAAGCGCATCCGGAGCCGGGGGTCGAGAGCTTCGAT is part of the Bradyrhizobium erythrophlei genome and encodes:
- a CDS encoding DsbA family protein produces the protein MIFTRRACAAALSLGLAALAGFAPFPLIGDARAQGSTAELVAKPVALPDIAVGSAKAAVTITEYASMTCPHCAAFEQNVFPMLKSKYIDTGKVRFVFREFPLDIKAAAASMLARCIANGDAEKYLATVDKLFKQQDQLVQYTKETLKQIGADAGMSQQAVKACVKDQALLDKLSADQKFAFEQLKVDATPTFFINGEMSRGAMSFEELDKKLKSLLKR
- a CDS encoding PRC-barrel domain-containing protein encodes the protein MPAVKLRAATILGEFEQAQSELIGKAVVLADGKAGTVENLWLDEFHGLRISIKGHDGKWPVSTIKFAQTD
- a CDS encoding PilZ domain-containing protein, which translates into the protein MEEKRKHPRAEINEPAYVSSGGSVMSCTVRNISLEGAAIDVENPAFVPQRFRLVMAKDSSVRECSIAWIQKNRIGVSFAAAPPDPDSPIGASRA
- a CDS encoding MFS transporter produces the protein MFEILDRRTSLTGNQIKILAAAIIGDALEFFDYFLIGFVLAFLIGPWKLTFGQSAIVLMSSGIGAILGAYAWGWLADRIGRRKVFIGTVLNFSVATGLLYFTPDNGWVYLSIMRFFVGVGVGGLYCVDLPLVQEFMPSSKRGWVGGIVTCVIPLGTGLGAVLGASLGSGDWRLLFAIGVLPALLVLLVRLWVPESPRWLCRQGRYEEARKSLAWALQMEPSALPLPTAADAGPIIKSNWLDLFKYPRSLLVSWLGNAGAQTGVYGITLWVPSLFVLLLKVTPQEASKMMILLTVFGFVGRLSFSFFSELMGRRNAGGLLGFGAGVLTIVSGYNYDATIMGVSAFWLLLAVTYFFADGGFAIVGPYAAEIWPSHLRTSGMGSAYGFGGIGKIIGPVGLALIVGSGNYLKPDVPLPKIPLAFVYLGCWFLMAGAVYYFLGIETRGKSIEQIDRELALTADLSTATATVRRA
- a CDS encoding acyl-CoA dehydrogenase family protein; protein product: MDTLIATSADLAGDQTVISRAEAVRPAVAAASNEIETRRRLPPALLDQLHEAGLFRLLLPRSSNGIETDPITFFHVIETIARADASTAWCLSQAGGCAMSAAYLDLPVAHAIFGNDPRAVLAWGPGPKVRAIECDGGYRVTGVWSFASGGRHATWLGAHCPIYQADGSPKRDADGEQQERTMLVRTEDVDWTDIWNTVGLRGTASDQFALNDFFVRSDHSITREFDRECRESGPLYRMGSGTCYQVGFAGVACGIARDALDIFVEMARNKVARGSKSPLRDNAVVQSNLAQAEVNLRAARGFVLQSMADIWKHLSAGATITVEQRITVRMAATHAIHKAREAVDFAYNAAGATAIFESHPLERRFRDIHTVTQQLQGQLRHFETVGAWMMGADADLTFV
- a CDS encoding VOC family protein; translation: MPLGGLQHYTIEPSDLERTKDFYCDVLGLENGERPPLDFPGYWLYSGGVATVHLMGTRKPREGIVVRGTEKKYEDTGRLDHIAFAATDADGVRKRLQAKNVKFRESIVPRTGDTQFFLYDPDGVGVELNFPKT
- a CDS encoding Spy/CpxP family protein refolding chaperone — translated: MITPASTARARLGLRFALGAVVVALLGAPSSVDAQGLVQGVQQGAQAGNKAAGPVGGVLGGAIGGVVGVFTGVLGVGNNGQTPAANGTKQAGPAKTGKTGKGGKESKQVVLTQQGEPQLTAEQIVADSDANIDRIKAELHLTAEQEKNWTAFNSAMHYLGHNGADRLNLRIARAKRDPPDDIIEQMRNEAQFLNDRAVDQRNVADAAEPLFASLDDKQKTIFIEEMVRLSHERGLD
- a CDS encoding ABC transporter substrate-binding protein; translation: MSRRTLSRRQFVAATALSSAALITAPYIRGAHAAGKLTMGFWDHWVPGANKASTDLVNEWAAKEKVEVSIDYIPSQGNKNLLTIAAEAQAKSGHDILAMPTWWPHANSELMEPVNDIMEPLIKQNGQVNGTVQYLGQLDGKWLGVPACVGSQIKGPCSRIDLMKKYANIDVQEMYPAGAPPKADNWNMDTFLKAAEACHKGGFPFGIGLGETTDNVDTAGAIFQSFGAQLVDAKGNLTVKTDEVRQALEFYKKLIAFLPPDVAAWDDASNNKWLVSGRGAMIMNPPSAWAVAKRDAPEVAEQCWTHGFPAGPKGRFAPFLPYFWTTWSFSKNKEAAKSLLVYLSQSASVEKMVVASGGYDLPSFEKQTSFKVWAEEGPPKGTLFHYPDPYKHQTLSIAASPAPPKVAQQIYAQATLTKMCLRYYQGETMEKTLAWAEGECEGFMRS
- a CDS encoding carbohydrate ABC transporter permease, whose translation is MVDVALQPNRVPATRSPRKRASLRTALKRKSTAAFLMTLPLILLIGILVVYPAFYSLHLATLNKSMQHFIGLGNFQFLFKRDTFWLVVEQSCIFAISAVVFKALIGFIVAHFVHNIPAKGQRKWRGMLLVPWVIPPAMSTLAWLWLFDPSYSAFNYTLSFFGIGPIPWTGDANWARFSVILVNVWYGAPFFMIMYLASLKSVPDQLYEAAAIDGANWWQRIWYVTLPMMRNIIAITTLFSLIVTFANFDIVRILTAGGPLDHTHLFATWAFRIGIEGSDLPLGASVSLFMVPILAIAAVFILRGVNKRGNEA
- a CDS encoding carbohydrate ABC transporter permease; the protein is MTSTVVIDKAAPSRTVKYGSMSRDRTWALRWSYFFLTLFAIFSLVPPLYMLITSLKSSAEISAATNPWWVFHPTLSNYVGLLTSNQFLRFFLNSAMVSIFVVTITMLISVPAAFALARMRFWGSATLATGVFLTYLIPDSLLFIPLFKMFAVFGDWTGIQLINRWYVLLFIYPTLTVPFCTWIMIGYFASIPKELDEAAIIDGASWFQTLTRIFIPVALPGLIAATIFAFTQSWAQFLYPLVFTTSTDQLVLPVGIITTLIKGDVFNWGQIMTGALLGAAPPLIIYAFLMDYYIAGLTAGATKG
- a CDS encoding ABC transporter ATP-binding protein, with protein sequence MADVTLRKVIKRYDDVEAVRGIDLDIADHEFVVLVGPSGCGKSTTLRMIAGLEDITDGDIMIGGDVVNDVPPKDRDIAMVFQNYALYPHMTVAENMSFGLRLKHYPKAEIKTRIDEAARMLDIVELVDRKPKQLSGGQRQRVAMGRAIVRNPKVFLFDEPLSNLDAKLRVQMRIEIKKVHQKVRTTTVYVTHDQVEAMTLADRVVVMNHGRIEQIGTPNDLYHNPATRFVAGFIGSPAMNFMPCQLEEVGGKLHIRLTDRIAVPLPPARAARYQSVARNEKLQLGLRPEHVTEAKAHPEPGVESFDAVLDVTEPMGMETLIYFTLEGAQICGRVNPNAGARDGGPLRLAVDLNNMHLLNEVTGAVI